DNA from Bacteroidota bacterium:
TCATGAACACATCAATAAATTTGGTGTCTTCGTCCTGAGCCAGGGGTGCGTCCATTGATACGTGCCTTGTTGAAATTTTCATCACGGCATTGATCTTCTCCTGCGGCAGCTCTAGTGATTCGGCCAATTCATCGGGCAGGGGAGGACGCTCAAATTTTTGTTCCAGACGTGAAAGTTCTTTTGATATGCGGTTGAGAGAACCTACCTGATTCAGCGGAAGACGCACTATACGCGATTGCTCGGCCAGTGCCTGTAATATTGACTGACGAATCCACCACACGGCGTACGAAATAAATTTGAATCCGCGTGTTTCGTCAAATCTCTTGGCTGCTTTAATCAAACCAAGATTTCCTTCGTTGATAAGGTCGGGCAGGCTCAGCCCCTGATTCTGGTATTGCTTGGCAACAGAAACCACGAAACGCAGGTTTGCCCTGGTGAGTTTCTCGAGTGCCGATTGGTCGCCGGCTTTAATACGCTGCGCCAGCTGTACTTCTTCTTCAGCCGAAATCAATTCTTCCCTTCCAATTTCCTGCAGGTATTTGTCAAGCGATGCTGTTTCCCTGTTGGTTATGGATTTTGTTATCTTAAGTTGCCTCATTTTTTCGGTCTTAAATAGGTAAGTGTCAAATAATCAAGTAGTTAACTTTGATTCTTAAGTGGATACAAATGTACAACAAATTATCGGTTCTGCAAAAAATAAGGCAATAATAATTATCAACCGTCTAAGGGCTTAGATAACAGGATAATCCTCTTATGTGCAGGTAGTATATACGCAATTTTTCAGGTCATAAAATTGTTACGGATAAATATTAAACAGTATTTACGCATCAAACATGGATGATGCGTAAATACTCATTTTTATCATGTGCATTTATAAACCAAATGCATAGTAGGCCATCATTCCATTGGGATAAATGCCCTGAATCATAATGCCTCCCTTTTTCCCACCGAGGTATTTTGTGATATCATCGATGGTTTTTACGTCGGTATTGTCAATCTGGGTGATGATAAATCCCTCTTTAACACCGGCGCTCCAGAGCTTTCCTTTGTCAAGTTTCGCAATGCGCACTCCGTAGTTGATATTCAGTTCACGCAGGTCTTCTTTGCTCATATTTTCGAAGGTTGCTCCGAGCGAATTGATGATGGTTCCGGGATCTTTTTTACTTACCGCGGTGGTTCCGTCCTGCCCTTCGAGCGTTACATCCTTTACCTCTTCCTTATTATCTCTGAGTATGGTGATGGGTACTTTGTCGCCCGGACGGTGGCGTGCCAGAATTTCTTTGAATTCCGATTCGGAATTGACGGTGATATCACCCATTTTAAGAATAAGATCGCCCGCTTTAATTCCTGCATCGTCAGCCGCGCTCCCGCCGTTAACCGTTTGCACATACACACCTTTAATCTCACTGAATCCTTTTTCTTTGGCGAATTTACTGTCCATATCCACAAATGAAACTCCGAGGAATGCCTGTTGAACCTGACCAAATTCAACCAAATCGGCTACTATTTTACGGACAAGGTTGCTTGGAATGGCAAAAGAATATCCGGTGTAAGAGCCGGTATTCGTTGCTATGGCAGCGTTGATACCTACGAGTTCTCCGTTTGTATTCACAAGTGCACCGCCGCTGTTGCCGGGGTTCACCACGGCATCGGTTTGAATAAACGACTCAACGGCTCCTTTGGTCCCGAGAATATCAATATCTCTTGCTTTGGCGCTCACAATGCCGGCTGTAACGGTTGAAGTAAGATTGAAAGGATTGCCAACTGCCAGTACCCAGTCGCCCACCTGAGTTTCGTCGGAGTTGCCATATATAATGTACGGAAGATTGCTTTCTTCTATCTTAATAAGCGCCAGGTCGGTATTCGGATCGGCGCCCACCAGTTTGGCTTCGTATGTACGCTTGTCGTTCAGTGTGACCTCGATGGTGCTTGCATCCTGAACCACATGATTGTTTGTAATAATATAGCCGTTTTCAGAAACAATTACGCCCGAACCTGCGGCAACAATGGGTCCGTTCCCGTAAGGATTCCTGAAAAAATTAAAAAACGGGTCGTACCCAAAGAACTGGTCATAGTAACTGTTTTTTTGCTCGTAGGTGGTTTTGATATGAACCACGGCATGTACAGTTTTCGCGGCTGCTGCTCTGAAATCAGGGTTTTCGCCGGCAAGGCCTTTACCGGTATAACTGGCAAATTCAACAGGTGCCTGATTGCGGAAATAGGTGTCGCGATCACTAAATTTCCGTTCAACAATTTTGTACGCTCCAAGCGTAAATGCGCCGCCCAGTGCGGCAATAACGAATGTGCTGATAATTTTTCTCATAACGGTTTTTTTTAGAATTTTGCGCTCATCAATTTTTATTCCTTTTGAAAAAAATGACAAATTTTTATGCAAAAACGACAGGTGGCTGACAATATTATCAACAACTTGTTAAAAAATGTTAATCAATAAATCAGGAACAACAATCAATTTATGTAATTTTGTGCTGAAGTAATTGCTGAATGTCAAATTGTCAGAAGAAGATAACATTCAAAAAAAATACTTTGATTGGATTAAGTGAATTACAAACGTACTAATGAGCCAGAAATCAAATAAAGTCGGGTACCTGCTAATCGGATTGATGCTAGGGTTTTGTGTGGGGATAGCTCTGCTTTGGTGGCAGTTTGATAAAATAGATTCGATATTATTTTCCCATAATAAAAATGAGAAAGAGAGCAGTATTGACGCACCGTCGGGCAATCCCGAATTGCTGAGTGCCGAGGCTGAGAATAATAAAAACATTGAACGTAAAATTTCTGCCGACCCGCGGATGTCGGATACTACGATTCATTCCGTTGAAGAATTTCTGAAACTTTTTAAAGGAGAATTTCCCGATTCTGTGCTTATTGCAACTTACAACCGACGTTTTGAAAACACGGCCAATGGCGAGGATGTTGTGGTGATGAAAGACCAGATGCTTTTTGCACGGACCATTAAAATTGACGGATTTGAAAAGAAATCCGGAAGTAGCGAAAATCTCGATTCGCTGCTTGTTGACGACCCATCTGCCAAAAAAGAAACGGATGTTACGCGGGTTGAATTCTGGAAATCGCCCATCAATTACAAAGGGTATAAAATGGATGAGAACAAAATTGTATTATTCGGCATTCTTGAGTATAATGAAGCTTCCCTGAAATCTATCGATGGCGAAATTTTTCTGAAATACAAAAATGAATTTTTTCATCTGGAAAATACTGATTCATTCAAATCTTTCGTTAGTCTGAAGGACGCATCATTTATTCGCAGGCTAAATTCACTATGACATATACGTTTTATAAATACCACGGTACAGGCAATGA
Protein-coding regions in this window:
- a CDS encoding RNA polymerase sigma factor RpoD/SigA, translated to MRQLKITKSITNRETASLDKYLQEIGREELISAEEEVQLAQRIKAGDQSALEKLTRANLRFVVSVAKQYQNQGLSLPDLINEGNLGLIKAAKRFDETRGFKFISYAVWWIRQSILQALAEQSRIVRLPLNQVGSLNRISKELSRLEQKFERPPLPDELAESLELPQEKINAVMKISTRHVSMDAPLAQDEDTKFIDVFMSDDGVTTDGGLMFESLSKEIQRSLSTLTEKERDVINLYFGLGMNHGLTLEEIAAKFDLTRERVRQIKEKAIRRLKHTSRSKLLKAYLGQ
- a CDS encoding trypsin-like peptidase domain-containing protein, which translates into the protein MRKIISTFVIAALGGAFTLGAYKIVERKFSDRDTYFRNQAPVEFASYTGKGLAGENPDFRAAAAKTVHAVVHIKTTYEQKNSYYDQFFGYDPFFNFFRNPYGNGPIVAAGSGVIVSENGYIITNNHVVQDASTIEVTLNDKRTYEAKLVGADPNTDLALIKIEESNLPYIIYGNSDETQVGDWVLAVGNPFNLTSTVTAGIVSAKARDIDILGTKGAVESFIQTDAVVNPGNSGGALVNTNGELVGINAAIATNTGSYTGYSFAIPSNLVRKIVADLVEFGQVQQAFLGVSFVDMDSKFAKEKGFSEIKGVYVQTVNGGSAADDAGIKAGDLILKMGDITVNSESEFKEILARHRPGDKVPITILRDNKEEVKDVTLEGQDGTTAVSKKDPGTIINSLGATFENMSKEDLRELNINYGVRIAKLDKGKLWSAGVKEGFIITQIDNTDVKTIDDITKYLGGKKGGIMIQGIYPNGMMAYYAFGL